The DNA sequence TTACGCCTTGACGGGGCATCATCCTCCCGACCTGTCCTGCATCACCTGTCCCTTTGAGCCAAGCACACGCGCCTCTCAGCTCCTCCTCAGCGGGTCCTCGCTCGACTTGAAAATGAGGTCGCCGCAATATTATTTCAAGGTTATTTCCTTTTCTTTAAGGCCTTTATATTCAGATCCTATGGGAGTTCTTATTTTCACGGCGTTGCTTTGGACCTTCAGTGGAGGTAAGGAAAATCAGGGATTAATTTGTGAGGCTGCTGATCAATCCGTGTATGAGCGCATCCAGTGTTAGATAACGCGTATGTTAACCGAGTCCATAGCCTGCCTGTTCTAACAGCCTATAGGCATTTTGGTTATAGCTTTGCTTGGGACATTAGCTAAAACGTGTGATTGTAGGCTATTGATTGCAGTTAAGTGGAATGTTTATGCTATTTAGAGGATGTTTATATTTGTATAATATAGCCTATAAATAAAACGGAGGGGAGAATGGATTATGCGGCAATTCAACCAAAATGACTAAAGTACAAAAAGGTAAATTGGTAGGATATGTCTTCGCTTTTAAGATTTAGGATCGATCAAGATCGATTTATTACATAATTTGTTTAGAGCGCACCTTATTCCGTCGGTCAGTCACGCTAAATCTGTCCGTAGCCCATCCAGAAAGCGAGTTAGGTTTTCCCTGGGATTGCCTACATATTGATTGTTATcgcatgtgtgtgtattggaAATACTCTTATGTAAAAATGACATAATAAATCAAGTGTATTTCTATATCAACCTAAATGTGAATTATGTTGTCGCGCACGACAGGTGACGAAAACGGTGCACGTGCACTCATGTAACTGTTAAACCTAAATCTTTTACAACCATGTCCTGTTTGAATAGCCAAATATTGACCCGATGACCATGGTTTGATGTGAGCAGTTTTGTATCAGTGTCAGGGAGTGTTTTGGGAGTAAAGATGTATGGATGTAATGTTGTGAGAACGGGAGGGTAGGCTGTACATGTATTATATAACAGTGTTATATGAAAATACAACTGAGCTTAAAGGCTAATGCTCTGTGCATAGTGCGCACTGTGTAGATGTGTTAAAGTCACCTATGTGTGTGTGAACATACAGACCCAAATCTCCTTGCCAATTGCCTTGTGTATACAAACGGTGACTGGAGGCCTGCCAAGCCAATCAACATGGGATTGCAGCTTTAAAGGATCTGTGTCCCAGTTTAGGAagaaacactctctctctctctcccacacaactAACAGCCCCGTTACCATTGACCTCCATTATCAATGACCAATTGATTCATGCACCACTGGACTAGCTTTATTGACACATAGAAGAAGGCAGTGGCTTTAATAAGATATGTCAGGGGTCCAGTGACTCAGTCGTTTAGCGCTTGTGTAAAATTCATTGGACTCCCTGCGAAGCTGTGAGCTAATAACATGGAGATTTCCACTTCCTCCTTGAGGGAGGAttacaaggtccttttctgtccTGTTAGCTGCTTGGCATGTGGCCTTAAAAATAGATCCTGCTACTTTTAGGCCTAACAATCCAATGACTTTCTTTTTATTTCCTGGCAATGTTCAATCACCTCActatgtatacagttgaagtcgtaagtgtacatacaccttagccaaatacatttaaactcaactttttcacaattcctgacatttaatcttagtaaaaattccatgtcttaggtcagttaggatcaccactttattttaagaatgtgaaatgtcagaataatagtagatagagaattatttatttcagcttctgtttctttcatcacatttccagggggtcagaagttccCAGGgggtacatacactcaatttgtatttggtagcattgcctttaaattgtttaacttgggtcaaacgtttcgggtagccttccacaaccttcccccactaagttgggtgaatgttgtcccattcctcctgacagctggtgcaaatgagtcatgtttgtaggcctccttgcttgcaaacACCTTTTCAGCTTtgcctacacattttctataggattgaggtcagggctttgtgactttgttgtctttgagccattttaccacaactttggtagtatgcttggggtcattgtccatttggaagacccatttgcgaccaagctttaacttcctgactgatatcttgagatgttgcttcaatatatccacataattatcccacctcatgatgccatctattttgtgaagtgcaccagtccctcctgcagcaaagcacccccacaacatgatgctgccacccccgtgcttcacagttgggatggtgtccttcggcttgcaagcctccccctttttcctccaaacataacaatggtcattatggccaaacagttctatttttgtttaatcagaccagaggacatttctccaaaaagtaaattTTTTGTCCTCATGTACACCaagcaaaccgtagtctggctttttttatggcggttttggagcagtggcttcttccttgctgagcggcctttcaggttatgtcgatataggactcgttttactgtggatatatatacagttccttgcgaaagcattcggcccccttgaactttgcgaccttttgccacatttcaggcttcaaacataaagatataaaactgtatttttttgtgaagaatcaacaacaagtgggacacaatcatgaagtggaacgacatttattggatatttcaaacttttttaacaaatcaaaaactgaaaaattgggcgtgcaaaattattcagcccccttaagttaatactttgtagcgccaccttttgctgcgattacagctgtaagtcgcttggggtatgtctctatcagttttgcacatcgagagactgacattttttcccattcctccttgcaaaacagctcgagctcagtgaggttggatggaggtcatttgtgaacagcagttttcagttctttccacagattctcaattggattcaggtctggactttgacttggccattctaacacctggatatgtttatttttgaaccattccattgtagattttgccttgtgttttggatcattgtcttgttggaagacaaatctccgtcccagtctcaggtcttttgcagactccatcaggttttcttccagaatggtcctgtatttggctccatccatcttcccatcaattttaaccatcttccctgtccctgctgaagaaaagcaggcccaaaccatgatgctgccaccaccatgtttgacagtggggatggtgtgttcagctgtgttgcttttacgccaaacataacgttttgcattgttgccaaaaagttcaattttggtttcatctgaccagagcaccttcttccacatgtttggtgtgtctcccaggtggcttgtggcaaactttaaacaacactttttatggatatctttaagaaatggctttcttcttgccactcttccataaaggccagatttgtgcaatatacgactgattgttgtcctatggacagagtctcccacctcagctgtagatctctgctgttcatccagagtgatcatgggcctcttggctgcatctctgatcagtcttctccttgtatgagctgaaagtttagagggacggccaggtcttggtagatttgcagtggtctgatactccttccatttcaatattagcgcttgcacagtgctccttgggatgtttaaagcttgggaaatctttttgtatccaaatccggctttaaacttcttcacaacagtatctcggacctgcctggtgtgttccttgttcttcatgatgctcgctgcgcttttaacggacctctgagactatcacagtgcaggtgcatttatacggagacttgattacacacaggtggattgtatttatcatccttagtcatttaggtcaacattggatcattcagagatcctcactgaacttctggagagagtttgctgcactgaaagtaaaggggctgaataattttgcacgtccaatttttcagtttttgatttgttaaaaaagtttgaaatatccaataaatgttgttccacttcatgattgtgtcccacttgttgttgattcttcgcaaaaaaatacagttttatatctttatgtttgaagcctgaaatgtggcaaaaggtcgcaaagttcaagggggccgaatactttcgcaaggcactgtacttttgtacctgtttcctccagcatcttcacaagatcctttgctgttgttctgggattgatttgcatttttcgcaccaaagtacgttcatctctaggagacagaactcgagcggtatgacggctgcgtgggcccatggtgtttatacttgcgaactattgtttgtacagatgaacatggtaccttcaggcgtttggaaattgctcccaaggatgaaccagacttgtggagctctacaattttttttctgaggtcttggctgatttattttgattttccatgacgtcaagcaaagaagcactgagtttgaaggtaggccttgaaaaatatatccacaggtacacctccaattgacacaaattatgtcaattagcctatcagaagcttctaaagccataacataattttctggaattttctaagctgtttaaagacacagtcaacttagtgtatgtaaacttctgacccactggaattgtgatacagtgaattataagtgaaataatctgtctgtaaataattgttggaaaaatgacttgtgtcatgcacaaagtagatgtcctaatcaactttccaaaactatcatttgtggagtggttgaaaaatgagttttaatgactccttctccaaaaagtaccatttTTGTCCTCATGTACAGCATGCAAACACCATGTACACCaagcaaaccgtagtctggctttttttatggcggttttggagcagtggcttcttccttgctgagcggcctttcaggttatgtcaatataggacttgttttattgtggatatatatacttttgtacctgtttcctccagcatcttcacaaggtcctttgctgttgttctggggttgatttgcatttttcgcaccaaagtacgttcatctctaggagacagaactcgagcggtatgacggctgcgtggtcccatggtttttatacttgcgaactattgtttgtacagatgaacatggtaccttcaggcgtttggaaattgctcccaaggatgaaccagacttgtggagctctacaattttttttctgaggtcttggctgatttcttttgattttccatgatgtcaagcaaagaagcactgagtttgaaggtaggccttgaaaaataTATCcacacacctccaattgacacaaattatgtcaattagcctatcagaagcttctaaagccataacataattttctggaattttctaagctgtttaaagacacagtcaacttagtgtatgtaaacttctgacccactggaattctgatacagtgaattataagtgaaataatctgtctgtaaacaattgttggaaaaatgacttgtgtcatgcacaaagtagatgtcctaatcaactttccaaaactataatttgtggagtggttgaaaaacaagttttaatgactccaaccaaagtgtatgtaaacttccgacttcaactatacatttaaaaacatgaacatgtagtgtgtgtgtgagtctatcagttacacatacatgtcagtacatacacacaacaagtaagtCACATGAGGAGAGGAGTTGTGCTGTGAgttgttgctttatttgttttttgaaaccaggtttgctgttctcttgctctatatgagatggaagggcgTTCCATgcactctgtataatactgtacatttccttgaatttgttctggacctggggactgtgaaaatacccctggtggcatgtctggtggggtaagtgtgtgtttcAGCGCTGTGTGGAAGTACACTATGCAAACCATTTGTATTTCCAACACATGAAGGTTTCTTATaaaacaagaagtgatgcagtcagtctttcctcaactcttatccaagagagactggcatgcatagtattaatattagccctctgattacaatgaagagcaagacgtgctgctctgttctggaccagctgcagcCTAACTAGGTCTTCCTTTACAGCACTAGACCACATAACAacaatcaagataagataaaactagagcctgcaggacttgcttagTGGAGTGTGATGTCAAAAACGCAGAGCAtttctttattacggacagacctctcctcatctttacaaccattgaatcaatatgttttgactatgatagtttacaatctaaggtaacaccaaatCATgttgtctcctcaacttgttcaacagccacaccattcattactcgattcagctgaggtctatagcctagggattgatttgtaccaaatacaatgcttttagatttagagatgttcaggaccagtttattactggccaccagGGGTGAAAGTGGATTTCATTTCTTACAGGCACGGGACACCGAAGAGTCCGcacacacattttgtttttttgctcCAAAAATTACAGGGTGGCCTTCTCTGCGGACACTgtcaaacagatcaataaaaactATGTTATCTGATCCATATAATCGGCCTACGAAAAGGGGAGACACATATACAATATGACGTCCATCTAACCTGAAGGAGGAAACTACtgtccaaaaacaaacaaaagtggAACTGACACAATGATAAAGACAGTGAATATGCACACTCACCAGGGATATGGCCGATGTTCTCCACGGGTTCCAATATGGTAGGCTATTGTTCGCTCAATTAATCATTTTGATAACCAAAAGACAGATTGGAGGCTTTTCATTGTCATCTCTTTACAGCAATAGCCATTTGGTTTCCAAACAGTTTTTCAGCAATTGCATTTTTAAATATTGTGAAGTGTCTGGCTGGGActctgcttttcactgacagtcgcAACTCAACAATCATCTATTTGGTATTTGCAGGGCGCGCTGCCCAAATTGTGAGTCTTTCAGACTGTAGGCTATGCAATTAAAAACAATCCACAGCTTTCTTTttaaagaagctaatgatcctctgtagCCAAATCATGCTTTCTGTTGTAGTAGCCTATTTGGAATGATTATTTAAAGAAATGTCTGTATAGACAGGAGTTAGCTAATTAGGATACATAATTTTGGCAATTTAATTAAATTTACTTTAGGGAAAGCTTAGCGCCACCAGCCTTATGAACACACCCCCTATGCCTTttaatgtggcataaacacaactagtcatgatgttttcatctgattgtcaaacaatcacttAACAAAGGCGCTCCGGTAGGCTACCCGCGCATTCACTCACAAAATAATTTCAGCATCCAAACCCCAACAGTGCATCGTGCACCgcaatttgatgaatggaaagagacagcTGTTACAAAACACCTACGTGGAGTGTAATGAAATTCTGTGATTGTCATTAGGCCTACGCTTGTAGCCTGAATTGATGCATCCACTGTTGTCCACGCGGTCTCGGCCACTCGGTCTCGGCCACTCATCTGCGCCTTGACAAAACCTACTGTTCTCCTCAAACCACAGCACAATTTGGAGGTATACCACCCGGTTTCCAGTCAATCCGCTAATTTGTCATGCGGCTGATATGCAGTAATGTTAAATAATGGTGTAATAACATATAGTTTTTTGGGCATGTTTTGTTAATTGTGTTTTACCGATAGGTGTACCCTCACtatttattttactgggctgttGTACTGCCTTACTTTCACTcctactggccacccattccaaaactgacTGCAAGTCTTTGTTAAGGGtggtgacttcattagctgtggttgctgatgcgtatatggtcaaatcatcagcctacatggacacacatgctttgtttaatgccaccgacaggtcattggtaaaaataaaaaaagagtagagggcctagagagctgccctgcggtacaccacactttacatgtttgacattagagaagcttccattaaagaaaacactctgaattctattagatagatagccaTGAATCCATGATATGGTGGtggaaaagccataacacatagaTTTTTTCAACAACCGGTTATAGtcaataatacactatatatgcaaaagtatgtggacaccccttcaaattagtggattcaactATTTCAACCAcagctgttgctgacaggtgtataaaattgagcacacagctatgcaatctccatggacaaacattggcagcagaatgaccttactaaagagctcagtgactttcaacgtgtatctgtcataggatgccacctttccaacaagtcagtttgtaaaatttctgccctgctatagcttccccggtcaactgtaagtgctgtgatTGTGAATTGGAAACTTCTAGGAAccacaacagctcagccgcgaagtggtaggccagaGAAGCTCACAGAAGGGGACCGCctagtgctgaagcgcatagtgtgtaaaaatcgtctgtccttggttgcaatactcactaacgagttccaaactgcctctggaagcaatgacAGCACAAGAACTACATCAAatcggtttccatggccgagcagccggatacaagcctaagatcaccatgcgcaatgccaagtgtcggctggagtgatgtaaagctccccatcatttgactctggagcagtggaaacgggttctctggagtgatgaatcacacttcaccatctggcagtctgacggactaatCTGAGTTtggaggatggcaggagaacgctacctgccccaatgcacagtgccaactgtaaagtttgttggaggataaataatggtctggagctgtttttcatggttcgagctaTGCCCAttggttccagtgaagggaaatgttaatgctacagcatacaatgacattctagacgattctgtgcttccaactttgtggtaacagtttggggaaggccctcacctgtttcagcttgacaatgccccgtgcacaaagcgaggtccatacaagattggtgtggaagaacttgactggcctgcacagagccctgacctcaacaccatcaaacacctttgggatcaATTGGAACGCAAACTGAGAGCCAGGCCAAATCGGCCAACAtccgtgcccgacctcactaatgctcttgtggctgaatggaagtgagtcctgttacgaatttgcaaaatgtacaataggttacgaatttgcaaaatggacattatgttacaaatttgctcaatgtatgatatgttacgaattctagctaggtggctaatgttagctaggctagcgGTTAGGgataagtttaggagttaggttaaagggttaaggttagggttaggggaagggttagctgtaagggttaaggttagggttagcgtttggtggaagggttagctaacatgctaagtagttgcaaagttgctaaaaaGTAATagaaagttgctaattagctaaaatgcaaaagttgtccatgatgagatttgaacttgcaaccagcCACCCtacttaagtaaccatctgttttatgtaaccttaccaaacgtaacatatcatactcatttgagtgtcctggatttacagTTATTATGTTACgtttagtctatgagaccaggctgggcagCAAGCGTATAGGTCTGATGTTTGAACCAGTAACGGCAGCTTTACCACtattgggtagtggaatgactactgcttccctccaggcctgaggtcaaacactttcctctaggctcagattaaagatatgacggATAGGAGttgctatagagtcagctaccaacCTCAGTAACTTTCCATCTGTATaaattgtcaatgccaggaggtttgtcattattgaatGATAACAATTAttgttccacctctcccacactaactttcaaacttacaatgcttttctttcattattcgtttttttatgcatgaatacgatggctcactgttcgttgttggcatttcttGCCTaaatttgcccactttgccaatgaaataatcattTAAATATTTGGCAACGTCAGATGGCTTTGTGATCAATAAGGAATCTGTTTTTTCATAGAATttatcttggcttcataatacagtttcttctttttttgttgagtttagtcacatcgtttctcaatttgcagtaaatcagccagtcagatgtgaagccagacttattagccactcatTTTGCCCcaactctttcaaccatacagtttttcaattcctcatcaaaccatggagccttaacaggtCTAACATTCAATTTCTTAACAGGTGCacgtttatcaataattggaagaatcaatttcataaattcataaagtacaggatgctccttattaatcacatcagccCAATAAATATTTGTAACATCATCCATATAAGAGTCATAGCACAATCTTTTGtgtgatctcttatacactattttagtcCCAGCTCTTTGTAACTTtgtctttcctggatatagccactatattgtgatcactgcatccaatgggtacgcaTACAGCTTTAGAAcgaagttctacagtattagtaaaaatgtgatcctTACATGTGGAGGatgttgttcctgtagtgtttgtaaacaccatggcaggttgattaataacctgaaccagattacaggcagtGGTTAAAGTAAGAAGCTTtctcttgagcggacagcttgatgaaaaccagacAATATTCatgtccccaagaaagtagatctctctgtttacatcacatacactataaAGCATTTCATAAACATtttttagatactgactgttagcacttggtggcctatagcaacacccccaAAATAATAGGCGTTTAGATTAGGCAGGTGAACATGCAACCACAatacttcaataacacttgacatgagATCTCCTCTAAGCATTACaaggatatggctctgaatatatacagcaacacctcccacATAAGCATTCCCGCCTCTTCTACAGATGTTATATCTTcatattgctactgctgtatcatcaaaatAATGATCTAattgagtctcagaaatggctgtaTGCGcttatacagtatgtgaatgttatctgatgtgagcaagttattgatttcatgtaccttatttctaaggctacatatttTAATATGGGCTATTGTCAGCCCTTTTCTGGGTATCTTATCAGAGATAGACTTAATATGTAAAAGAGCAAACAAAGCCAGAGAAAAAAACTAACATTCAGCAGACCATTAATCAGTTGGTGTGTTATTGTTGGCAAAATATGCAATTATTTGGAAAGACtacatttctctctccctttctctctctctctctctctctctctctctctctctctctctctctctctctctctctctagtgggatgccttcctctatcctcctctctaccgGTTGGAAAGGTCAGAGACAAATCATTTGTGTTATCTCTCTGATTTTTTTTACGAGTGTACTATAACACTGCTAACATATTGTGGTAATTGATATTGATATTGATGCTGCAATAGCTAATTGACTGTGTCCGGCTGTcctctgtgtgcatgtgtttgtgtgtgggtgtgtttgtgtgcgtgtgcccTCAGGTTGCTGACTGTATTCAGGATTCTCTGAAGAGTAACAGCGGTGTGCCACATTCTGGCTGTGACAAACGGAGAACAGGTGACAGCGCCTACCTTATCTCTTATCTGACATAACCTCCCTCAGCTGCACAAGTGCACCTGGTCACACAGTGCACTTTTCACCTGTATTCACTATGACATTGTAATGCGTCAACATTTGGATGTAGTTTATCATGATGATGGAATCATTACTTACTGTATGCGAGGAATACCATTTACATTTGACTATAATGCTGTTCATTATTTCATCAATTGAATCAATCTTCCATTACAAATATTCACGGAAACACCTGTCACTCAGGCAGATAGGTATGATTATGTGTATTTTGATAAGATGGACATGGTCGGTGTTGAGCaaccagtgttgtgttgtgttgtgcagaTGATGCTGTCAACAGGCACCAGGGTCTCCTGAGAGAGCTGCAGGATCTAGCCCAGGAGGGTCAGTCTGACTACGGTTATTAGCTAATACTTTACTAGTGAAGTACCCAGGGACGGACTGGGATCAGAAATTGGTACACAGCGATATGAAATATCAAAATATACTGATTTATTAAGAGAATCAGTCTAATTGTTGCAATAGCTTTGCTACGCTATGTTGGTTTTAGAGTCAGGTAATTATACATGTAAATAACATGTAAATCCAGATCAAATCTTTATAAACATGTTTTGTTGTACTTGTTGTAATATGCTTTAAATTGTACAGTAACTATCTACCTCAATTTACTTTATTCTtacagagagggaaaaagagagagagtatgggaGGGAGAACGAGCGATATGAGGAGAaccaggctgagggagagagggacagagaggggaggaaggaggagcagAATAATGACAAGAAGGAGACTGAGAAAgaagagctgagagagaaagagacgcagGCAgatggggtagaggaggaggagaaggtggagatGAAGGACAGAACAAATGAGGAGATAAGGGAAGAGCCCAGACTGGAGGAGAAAAGGGGGGATGAGGAAGAGAGCGCCAAAGAGTTGGAGGAGCTCCTCGCAAAGGAGATAAggaagataggagaggaggaaaaagaggacaggGAGCTTGAGGAGCTGCTCAAAGAGCTGAAGAAGAAAAGGTACGAGTCTGTGAAGGAGAAAGAGCTCCAGAGAGGGTcagaagcagaggaggagaggaagaaggatgag is a window from the Oncorhynchus mykiss isolate Arlee chromosome 24, USDA_OmykA_1.1, whole genome shotgun sequence genome containing:
- the LOC110503693 gene encoding golgin subfamily A member 6-like protein 22 isoform X1, which translates into the protein MPSAWQVMCCNTNLLLSHEIEHQRIGDTSGQMWSTAWCEQSSRYHRVSCYALTGHHPPDLSCITCPFEPSTRASQLLLSGSSLDLKMRSPQYYFKVISFSLRPLYSDPMGVLIFTALLWTFSGVGCLPLSSSLPVGKVADCIQDSLKSNSGVPHSGCDKRRTDDAVNRHQGLLRELQDLAQEGQSDYEREKEREYGRENERYEENQAEGERDREGRKEEQNNDKKETEKEELREKETQADGVEEEEKVEMKDRTNEEIREEPRLEEKRGDEEESAKELEELLAKEIRKIGEEEKEDRELEELLKELKKKRYESVKEKELQRGSEAEEERKKDEEEEQKKGEKEQLDILEKEERKRSEERKNNEVELLVEKGKVERELKELLEEQDSMKNVEKEKEREEKQEELEELLKKMKRVQEEEEREEEERKRGNAGDEVKVDKESQKEGEIHKELEKVKERESEKEVKEPQQKRVMEKASDESTRQFEKERNRDDDDDDDDEEADEEDDDENNEDWEEEEEDKKEDVEEDEGAELLEIEAELRKVAAELRELHRSR
- the LOC110503693 gene encoding golgin subfamily A member 6-like protein 22 isoform X2, with amino-acid sequence MPSAWQVMCCNTNLLLSHEIEHQRIGDTSGQMWSTAWCEQSSRYHRVSCYALTGHHPPDLSCITCPFEPSTRASQLLLSGSSLDLKMRSPQYYFKVISFSLRPLYSDPMGVLIFTALLWTFSGVGCLPLSSSLPVGKVADCIQDSLKSNSGVPHSGCDKRRTDDAVNRHQGLLRELQDLAQEEREKEREYGRENERYEENQAEGERDREGRKEEQNNDKKETEKEELREKETQADGVEEEEKVEMKDRTNEEIREEPRLEEKRGDEEESAKELEELLAKEIRKIGEEEKEDRELEELLKELKKKRYESVKEKELQRGSEAEEERKKDEEEEQKKGEKEQLDILEKEERKRSEERKNNEVELLVEKGKVERELKELLEEQDSMKNVEKEKEREEKQEELEELLKKMKRVQEEEEREEEERKRGNAGDEVKVDKESQKEGEIHKELEKVKERESEKEVKEPQQKRVMEKASDESTRQFEKERNRDDDDDDDDEEADEEDDDENNEDWEEEEEDKKEDVEEDEGAELLEIEAELRKVAAELRELHRSR